One Spiroplasma endosymbiont of Cantharis nigra DNA segment encodes these proteins:
- a CDS encoding class I SAM-dependent methyltransferase, translating to MSFLTPRLFSLAKLITEGEVVADIGTDHAYLPIYLAKDGKAKKIYATDVAKKPLAVATNNIASFGVTDKVETILADGIEWTISKNIKLDSCIIAGMGSTSILDILEQDNENIYSYVIAPNTNLEPIRSWAKKFKYFVENEIIVEDNKIIYEIIKINKFAGTKIKSKKDIIFGPLLRREKNNKLFLQKWLEEEQKLLNLLQHVPKKDMKYKEIGKKKKIINKLLRRRNLINE from the coding sequence ATGAGTTTTCTTACACCAAGATTATTTTCATTGGCAAAGTTAATTACAGAAGGAGAAGTTGTAGCTGATATTGGAACAGATCATGCATATCTTCCTATTTATCTTGCCAAAGATGGTAAAGCAAAAAAAATATATGCAACGGATGTTGCAAAAAAACCACTTGCTGTAGCAACAAACAATATTGCTTCATTTGGAGTTACAGATAAAGTTGAAACAATCCTTGCAGATGGAATTGAGTGAACAATTTCTAAGAACATAAAACTTGATTCTTGTATTATTGCAGGGATGGGCTCTACATCAATTTTAGATATATTAGAACAAGATAATGAAAATATTTATTCTTATGTTATTGCACCTAATACTAATTTAGAACCAATTAGAAGTTGAGCCAAAAAATTTAAATATTTTGTAGAAAATGAAATAATTGTTGAAGATAATAAGATTATTTATGAAATAATAAAAATTAATAAATTTGCTGGAACAAAAATTAAAAGTAAAAAAGATATTATATTTGGACCTTTATTAAGGCGTGAAAAAAATAATAAATTATTTTTACAAAAATGATTAGAAGAAGAACAAAAACTTTTAAATTTGTTACAACATGTACCTAAAAAAGATATGAAATATAAAGAGATTGGAAAAAAGAAAAAAATTATAAATAAACTTCTAAGAAGGAGAAATTTAATTAATGAATAA
- a CDS encoding Nif3-like dinuclear metal center hexameric protein: MNKIKANALINYLNDVFPQKNASEWDKVGLQLEEVYNLESQDEIEHIVICLDVTKEVVEFAIANKSNFIISRHPFLFFDLETELKNLAKKEIYELCIKNEIQLFSIHTNYDNSDKQNIIDLIETQLNVKNVEKVGVFNEGYKIKLLSSLTLKEIIEKLKFIFGKQQALLTRNSNLEKEINYIFLTPGSGASTMMDLQLQNEFFVTGEAKWNEWLYADQNKMDLLTLGHYMENHFIDDLENKLLKTFNDEVKISAFDIKNTFIIL; encoded by the coding sequence ATGAATAAAATAAAAGCAAATGCTTTAATTAACTATTTAAATGATGTATTTCCACAAAAAAATGCATCTGAATGAGATAAGGTAGGATTACAATTAGAAGAGGTATATAACTTGGAAAGTCAAGATGAGATTGAACATATAGTTATTTGCCTTGATGTAACAAAAGAAGTAGTGGAGTTTGCAATTGCAAACAAGTCGAATTTTATTATTAGTAGACATCCATTTTTATTTTTTGACTTGGAAACAGAATTAAAAAATTTAGCAAAAAAGGAAATTTATGAATTATGTATAAAAAATGAAATTCAATTATTTTCTATACATACTAATTACGATAATAGTGATAAGCAAAATATTATTGATTTAATTGAAACACAATTAAATGTAAAAAATGTCGAAAAGGTGGGAGTATTTAATGAAGGTTATAAAATTAAATTATTAAGCTCATTAACTTTAAAAGAAATAATTGAAAAGTTAAAATTTATTTTTGGAAAACAACAAGCACTTTTAACAAGAAATTCAAATTTAGAAAAAGAAATTAATTATATTTTTCTAACACCAGGTTCTGGGGCATCAACTATGATGGACTTACAGTTACAAAATGAGTTTTTTGTAACTGGAGAGGCAAAGTGAAATGAATGACTTTATGCTGATCAAAATAAAATGGACTTATTGACTCTAGGACATTATATGGAAAATCATTTTATTGATGATTTAGAAAATAAATTATTAAAAACATTTAATGATGAAGTTAAAATAAGTGCCTTTGATATTAAAAATACTTTTATCATTTTATAA
- the ispH gene encoding 4-hydroxy-3-methylbut-2-enyl diphosphate reductase — protein MKVLKVTPRGFCLGVVISIKMAKDTVKAYPDKKIYMIGLLVHNKIIVNELEELGIIAIDDWKKSRLDIIKTIPKGSVVIFSAHGTDLKVLKVAEEQGLIIVDTKCEWVLETENIIKKYLNLGFDIVFIGKHSHPETIALTSLDNKKIHLVTNTQEVENLNISNKDIFITNQTTLSIIDTDLIYKKIKEKYENAIFKNDICEATLVRQQAILDLNPKEVDLLYVVGDERSNNTMKLVELASDKGIKSIRINRKEDIKINDLENIDTVAVTAGASTSSIIQNQVIKYLEEIKNEIT, from the coding sequence ATGAAAGTCTTAAAAGTAACACCGCGTGGTTTTTGTCTTGGAGTTGTAATTTCTATAAAAATGGCAAAAGATACAGTAAAAGCATATCCAGATAAAAAAATATATATGATTGGTCTATTAGTACACAATAAAATAATAGTAAATGAACTAGAGGAACTTGGCATAATAGCTATTGATGATTGAAAAAAGTCTCGTTTAGATATTATAAAAACTATTCCTAAAGGAAGTGTTGTTATTTTTTCAGCTCATGGAACTGATTTAAAAGTTTTAAAGGTAGCTGAAGAACAAGGATTAATTATTGTAGATACTAAATGTGAGTGAGTTTTAGAAACAGAAAATATAATAAAAAAATACTTAAATCTTGGTTTTGATATTGTATTTATTGGTAAACATTCTCACCCTGAAACTATAGCTTTAACAAGTTTAGATAATAAAAAAATCCATTTAGTAACAAACACTCAAGAAGTTGAAAATTTAAATATATCTAATAAAGATATTTTTATAACAAATCAGACAACATTGTCAATAATTGACACTGATTTAATTTATAAAAAAATAAAAGAAAAATATGAAAATGCCATTTTTAAAAATGATATTTGTGAGGCCACTCTTGTAAGACAGCAAGCAATACTTGATTTAAATCCAAAGGAAGTTGACCTATTATATGTTGTTGGAGATGAAAGAAGTAATAACACAATGAAATTAGTAGAGTTGGCATCAGATAAAGGAATAAAATCGATAAGAATAAATCGTAAAGAAGATATTAAAATTAATGACTTAGAAAATATTGATACAGTGGCTGTTACTGCAGGAGCTTCTACATCAAGTATTATTCAAAATCAGGTTATAAAATATCTTGAGGAAATAAAAAACGAAATTACTTAA
- a CDS encoding lipoprotein — translation MKKLLSLLGGVSLFATTSASVVACGNTTTKPEKIDYNRLIKDLEKDVNNIFVEHLENNVYKNLIGLTINEKENKFLNRTTIKIFKGKPASEIGEKNLALLVEDISNILELKELESKLNELKLVNKYNILLNDVNTLYKGIVFDWNTLDINSNESNDIYLANVLLNYKIEVQYKGEKEIEVLRISESFKYTLTNEEKIKNSSDNFYKNITKDYFSTQDLDAQKYSNLLWNDIKGSKSKLDGYGDIEKEIDNYWNNTAKQNGFTDSITEFIKANYFNELPTLPLIFETDNFYKSTVLNETSLFNSINKPKALEDYESIKFDYKTEVGQLMLESIFRKNPDISPTDYLLRSNYFTEKNLDVWTKDYKLLKEEFIKKLNGNLEEFEKTEQYKSSFSMGHVNLTGLSINFPDDKYIHYLPDFKIAINYIIDSNQSSDEILNDLNEFSVNSIKAFHEVYGVDYDYDYLQKNNSEEDILMAIKKSDFTNSIKFEKDSIGGVSLINKALSLDINETLPYREKLLKKSNLPLDSIYLFDFRNSYSSSDSPSMICCSKYFRNYDSERGVFFNIYNLNNNTMWEAKQMYWNLGYLNLHFDLDKIMDGIKTLEEKDFIVFS, via the coding sequence ATGAAAAAATTACTAAGTTTATTAGGTGGAGTTAGTTTATTTGCAACTACAAGTGCTAGTGTAGTTGCTTGTGGTAATACAACAACAAAGCCAGAAAAAATAGATTATAACAGACTAATTAAGGACCTTGAAAAAGATGTTAATAACATTTTTGTAGAACATTTAGAGAATAATGTTTATAAAAATTTAATAGGTTTAACTATTAATGAGAAAGAGAACAAGTTTTTAAATAGAACTACTATTAAAATATTTAAAGGTAAACCTGCAAGTGAAATAGGAGAAAAAAACTTAGCTCTTTTAGTTGAAGATATTAGTAACATATTAGAACTTAAAGAATTAGAATCTAAATTAAATGAATTAAAACTTGTTAATAAGTACAATATCCTTTTAAATGATGTAAATACTTTATACAAGGGGATTGTTTTTGATTGAAACACTTTGGATATTAATTCAAATGAAAGCAATGATATATATTTAGCTAATGTTTTATTGAATTATAAAATAGAAGTTCAATACAAAGGAGAAAAAGAAATTGAAGTATTAAGAATTAGTGAATCATTTAAATATACACTAACAAATGAAGAAAAAATAAAAAACTCATCAGATAATTTTTATAAAAATATTACAAAAGATTATTTTTCAACACAAGATTTAGATGCTCAAAAATACTCAAATTTACTTTGAAATGATATCAAAGGTTCAAAAAGTAAATTAGATGGATATGGAGATATTGAAAAAGAAATTGATAATTATTGAAATAATACAGCGAAACAAAATGGATTTACAGATTCTATTACTGAGTTTATTAAAGCTAATTATTTTAATGAACTGCCTACTTTACCTCTTATATTTGAAACAGATAATTTTTATAAGAGTACAGTTCTAAATGAAACTTCTTTATTTAACTCGATTAATAAACCAAAAGCACTTGAAGATTATGAGTCAATTAAGTTTGATTATAAAACTGAAGTAGGTCAATTAATGTTGGAAAGTATTTTTAGAAAAAATCCTGATATTAGTCCGACAGATTATCTATTAAGAAGTAACTATTTTACTGAAAAAAATCTTGATGTTTGAACAAAAGATTATAAATTATTAAAAGAAGAGTTTATTAAAAAATTAAATGGAAACTTAGAAGAGTTTGAAAAAACTGAACAATATAAGAGCTCATTTTCAATGGGTCACGTTAATTTAACTGGACTTTCAATTAATTTTCCTGATGATAAATATATTCATTATTTACCTGATTTTAAAATTGCTATTAATTATATAATTGATAGCAATCAAAGTTCAGATGAAATTTTGAATGATCTGAATGAATTTTCTGTAAATTCAATTAAGGCATTTCATGAGGTTTATGGAGTGGATTATGATTATGATTATTTGCAAAAAAATAATTCAGAGGAAGATATTCTAATGGCTATTAAGAAATCTGATTTTACAAATTCAATTAAATTTGAAAAAGATTCTATAGGTGGAGTATCATTAATTAATAAAGCTTTGTCATTAGATATTAATGAGACACTACCTTATAGAGAAAAACTGTTAAAAAAATCAAATTTACCATTGGATTCAATATATTTATTCGATTTTAGAAATTCTTATTCTTCTTCTGATAGTCCATCAATGATTTGTTGCAGTAAATACTTTAGAAATTATGATAGTGAAAGAGGAGTATTTTTTAACATTTATAACCTTAATAACAATACAATGTGGGAAGCTAAGCAAATGTATTGAAATTTAGGTTACCTAAATCTTCACTTTGATTTAGATAAAATAATGGATGGAATAAAAACTTTAGAGGAAAAAGACTTTATTGTATTTTCATAA